A portion of the Pagrus major chromosome 8, Pma_NU_1.0 genome contains these proteins:
- the LOC141000984 gene encoding carbohydrate sulfotransferase 1-like, whose protein sequence is MQCSWKSMVLLALASIAIQYTAIRTFSTKPLSLLCSVGLAPTGHAVNCSLRDLTRLGQETLESSEQGCDEILPQSPSSPSISLPSYNANKRTHILILATTRSGSSFVGQLFNQHPEVFYLFEPLYHVQLALLPRLAQSRNLAERRVMLGAARDLLRSLYHCHLSSLESYIRPRPANHSTDKLFRRGASLSLCSPPVCEAQLGREGQSLVLSDEGECVKRCGPLNVSLAADACRAKRHAAIKTVRIPQISDLRALIEDPRLNLKVVQLVRDPRGILASRIETFRDTYRLWRLWRATGRRPHNLDLGQINTVCEDFLRSVSTGLARPAWLRGRYILLRYEDLARFPLQKTRELYRFLGLVLDHSVKDWIINNTRGSSDLSSRQKFTTVRDSAANAENWRVKLSFDMVVYTQTACQPLLELLGYKTVYHPRELRNLSHSLVEDRTFLPFF, encoded by the exons ATGCAGTGTTCTTGGAAGTCCATGGTGCTGTTAGCATTAGCGTCCATAGCTATCCAGTACACAGCCATCCGCACCTTCTCCACCAAACCTTTAAGCCTGCTGTGCTCTGTGGGCCTGGCACCCACGGGCCATGCTGTCAACTGCAGCCTCAGAGATCTGACACGACTGGGCCAGGAGACACTCGAGTCCTCAGAGCAGGGCTGCGATGAGATCCTCCCTCaatccccctcctccccctccatctccctcccctCCTATAATGCCAACAAAAGAACCCACATCCTTATTCTGGCCACCACACGGAGTGGATCCTCATTTGTGGGTCAGCTGTTCAACCAGCATCCAGAG GTCTTCTACCTTTTTGAGCCTCTATACCATGTCCAGCTGGCGCTGCTTCCTCGGCTGGCACAGAGTCGGAACCTTGCTGAGAGGAGGGTGATGCTGGGAGCAGCCAGAGACCTGCTGAGGTCCCTGTATCACTGTCACCTCAGCAGTCTGGAGAGTTACATCCGACCACGTCCTGCCAACCACTCCACCGACAAGCTGTTCAGACGAGGAGCTA GCCTGTCTCTGTGCTCCCCCCCTGTATGTGAGGCCCAGCTGGGCCGAGAGGGGCAGAGCCTGGTGCTGTCTGATGAGGGGGAGTGTGTGAAGAGGTGTGGACCACTCAATGTATCGCTGGCTGCTGATGCCTGTAGAGCAAAGCGCCACGCAGCCATCAAGACGGTCAGGATTCCCCAAATAAGTGACCTAAGAGCGCTGATTGAGGACCCAAGACTTAACCTGAAG gtgGTCCAACTTGTTCGAGATCCACGTGGCATCCTGGCATCTCGTATTGAGACATTTCGAGACACTTACCGGCTGTGGCGTCTGTGGAGAGCAACCGGACGGCGACCCCACAACCTGGACCTGGGACAGATCAACACAGTGTGTGAGGACTTCCTCAGGTCTGTGTCCACAGGCCTGGCCAGACCTGCCTGGCTAAGAGGGCGGTACATTCTGCTCAG GTATGAAGACTTGGCCAGGTTTCCTCTCCAGAAAACCAGGGAGCTCTATAGATTCCTTGGTCTGGTTCTGGACCACAGTGTCAAGGATTGGATCATCAACAACACCCGGGGCAGCAGTGATCTGTCATCTCGGCAGAAGTTCACCACAGTTCGGGACTCTGCTGCTAATGCAGAGAACTGGAGGGTGAAACTGTCCTTTGACATGGTGGTTTACACTCAGACTGCCTGTCAGCCGCTTCTGGAGCTTCTTGGATACAAGACAGTCTACCACCCCCGAGAATTAAGAAACCTCTCACACTCTTTGGTGGAGGACAGGACGTTCCtcccatttttttaa